The Oikeobacillus pervagus genome has a segment encoding these proteins:
- a CDS encoding DUF2975 domain-containing protein produces the protein MKVKVGSSTFLKVIIFLIGIAVLAVCIVLLPEAARRDAIERPGDYSLYPLLVCAYGICITFSVALYQVLKLLTYVEKKNAFSELCLQSLEVIKKCTFTVIFFIFLAIVYLRVLAQFTDDDATGPISLCLMGILVTSIVASIVDVLQKPIKNVLDSQPKSN, from the coding sequence ATGAAAGTTAAAGTAGGTTCTAGCACTTTCTTAAAGGTAATAATTTTTCTGATTGGAATTGCTGTGCTTGCCGTGTGTATAGTTTTGTTGCCTGAAGCAGCCAGAAGAGATGCGATAGAGCGTCCGGGTGATTATTCGCTATATCCACTTTTGGTATGTGCATATGGAATATGTATTACGTTTTCTGTGGCGTTGTATCAAGTATTGAAACTTTTAACCTATGTCGAAAAGAAAAATGCTTTCTCTGAGTTATGTCTTCAATCTTTGGAGGTAATAAAAAAATGCACTTTTACTGTCATTTTCTTCATTTTTTTAGCAATCGTTTATTTAAGGGTGCTTGCTCAATTCACAGATGATGATGCAACAGGTCCAATATCTCTATGTCTAATGGGCATCTTGGTAACAAGTATTGTCGCATCGATTGTGGACGTACTTCAAAAACCTATAAAAAATGTCTTGGATTCACAGCCAAAAAGCAATTAA